TGACCTCCAAGACGAGGAGCCGACCGTCCGGGGCCTCGACGATGTCCACGGCCAGGACGCCGCCGCCGACGGCCTGGGCGGCCCGCACGGCCAGGTCCCCGACGGGACCCTCGACGGGACAGCGGGACGCCCGGCCCCCGCGGGCCGTATTCGTGATCCAGTGTTCGCTCGTCCGATAGATGGCGCAGATCGGCTCGTCGCCGACGACGAAGGCCCGGATGTCCCGGCCCGGCTTGGGGACATAGGCCTGCACGTAGAACACCTGGTGGTGCCAGTCGCCGAGCGTTTCCCGGTCCTCGAGGACGGCCTCGGCGGCGTCCCGGTCGTTGACCCGAGCGACGAGCCGCCCCCACGACCCGACGACGGGCTTGACGACGGCCGGATAGCCCAGTTCTTCGACGGCCGCCAGGGCCGCCTCTCGCGTGAAGGCCAGGACCGTGGGCGGCGTGGGGACGCCCGCCCGCAGGAGCGCCAGGCTCGTGAGGACCTTGTCCCCACAGGTCGCCACGACGGCGGCCCGGTTGACGCACCGCACGCCCCGGCTTTCCAGCACATGGAGGGCGTAAAGCGAGTGACTGTACCGGATGGACCGGTCCAGGACCACGTCGTAGGCCGCCGTCCGGTCGTCCAGCCGAAAGGCCTGCGTTCGGGGGTCGAGCCGCTCGACGGCGACGCCCCGCCGTTCAAAGGTCT
Above is a genomic segment from bacterium HR11 containing:
- the lysX gene encoding Alpha-aminoadipate--LysW ligase LysX, with protein sequence MQIAVLCSQIRVEEKLIFQTFERRGVAVERLDPRTQAFRLDDRTAAYDVVLDRSIRYSHSLYALHVLESRGVRCVNRAAVVATCGDKVLTSLALLRAGVPTPPTVLAFTREAALAAVEELGYPAVVKPVVGSWGRLVARVNDRDAAEAVLEDRETLGDWHHQVFYVQAYVPKPGRDIRAFVVGDEPICAIYRTSEHWITNTARGGRASRCPVEGPVGDLAVRAAQAVGGGVLAVDIVEAPDGRLLVLEVNHAMEFRNSIEPTGVDIPGRIVDYVLRVARGEVP